One genomic segment of Impatiens glandulifera chromosome 6, dImpGla2.1, whole genome shotgun sequence includes these proteins:
- the LOC124943921 gene encoding protein RGF1 INDUCIBLE TRANSCRIPTION FACTOR 1-like, whose product MRRDRRSNDVIITLLVGFSSSSSAGHLPPWLQSLLVEKFFNACLIHQDFKKNEKNIFCLDCCEGICPHCLSLHRSHRLLQIRRYVYHDVLRLGDADKLMDCGFVQSYTTNSAKVVFLKQRPQSRPCRSSGNICVTCDRALQEPYCFCSISCKLNHIIRTSGNLSKYIVESNCINLPDPGLEEGQFTPESVIELVGVMRTSSGSSGGSGGFAAFTGECTAGTGEVVRKKRSSINGFRSSSAAEVDCREMMCSSEMEIPVEINNSRRKSTPHRAPLY is encoded by the exons atgaggAGGGATAGAAGAAGTAATGACGTGATAATCACGTTATTG GTGggtttctcctcctcctcctccgccgGTCATCTTCCTCCGTGGCTTCAATCCTTACTAGTCGAGAAATTCTTTAACGCTTGTTTAATTCATcaagatttcaaaaaaaatgaaaaaaatatcttttgttTAGACTGCTGTGAAGGAATTTGTCCTCATTGTTTATCTCTTCATCGTTCTCATCGTCTCTTACAG ATTCGAAGATATGTTTATCATGACGTTTTACGGCTTGGAGATGCTGACAAATTGATGGATTGTGGGTTTGTTCAG tCTTATACAACAAACAGTGCAAAAGTTGTGTTTTTGAAACAGAGGCCACAGTCTAGGCCTTGCCGGAGCTCCGGCAATATATGTGTTACCTGTGATAGAGCTTTACAAGAACCGTATTGTTTTTGTTCAATTTCATGCAAG CTGAATCATATAATAAGAACATCTGGGAATTTGTCAAAGTATATTGTGGAATCGAATTGTATTAATCTGCCAGACCCAGGTCTTGAAGAAGGACAGTTTACGCCGGAGTCGGTTATTGAGCTCGTCGGAGTGATGAGAACTTCATCTGGGTCTAGTGGAGGAAGTGGCGGCTTCGCCGCTTTTACTGGCGAATGTACGGCGGGGACGGGGGAGGTTGTTAGGAAGAAGAGAAGTAGTATTAATGGGTTTAGGTCGTCGTCGGCGGCGGAGGTGGATTGTCGGGAAATGATGTGTTCGTCGGAGATGGAGATTCCGGTGGAAATTAATAACAGTCGCCGGAAAAGCACACCTCATAGGGCTCCACTTTATTGA